TGGGCGGGGATGCGCTGCCCCGCCCGGAGCCGGAAGACCGAGGCCTGGGACCGCGAGGTCTCAAAGAGCGTGGCGCAGGCGATCCGCTGACCCGCGACCTCGATAGTGCGGCCCTCCTCCTCCAAACTCGCCACGGCCTGTCTCAGGTCGAAGAACGCCGCGGGCTTCATCTCATCGTCCTCCTTCAGACCCGGTGCCTGGGGTCCAGGTAATCCCGGACCGCATCCCCGAGGAAATTGAACGCCAGCACCGTCGAAAAAATTGCCGCGCCCGGAAATCCGGCGATCCACCACGCCTGCGGCAGTTCGCGCCCCGCGCTTACCATGGACCCCCACTCCGGCGTGGGCGGGACCGCGCCGAGGCCGAGGAAGCTCAGGCCGGCGGCGGTGACCACGGCCGAGCCGAGGTCGACCGTCGCGAGCACGATGATGCTCGCGCGGATGTTCGGCACGATCGCGCGGAGCAGGATCCACAGCGGCCGCTGCCCGATCGCCACCGCCGCGTCGACGTATTCCATGCGCCGGATGTTCAACACCTCGCCGCGGGCCAGCCGCGCGTAGGTGGGCCACCATACCAGCACCATCGCCAGCCCCGCGTGCAGCACGCCGGGTCCCAGCGCGACCGCGATCGCCATCGCCAGGATGATCGACGGAAACGCCATGATCACTTCCGTCGCGCGCATGATGAATTCGTCGACGGCGCCGCCGGCATATCCCGAGACGGTGCCGAGCGCCATGCCGGCGACGGCGGCCACCGAGACGACCCCGACCCCGATCAGCAGCGTGACGCGGCCGCCGTACAGCACGCGGGTCAAGATGTCGCGGCCGAGGTCGTCCGTCCCGAACAGATGCCGCGGCTCCGGCGGCTGAAGCGTCTCGTTCGCGCGCTGCTCGTCGTACCCGTACGGCGACAGAAGCGGCGCCGCCGCGGCCAGGACCGTCCACACCACGAGCACGATGAGCCCCGCCGCGACGCCCACCGTCCGCCACTGGCGCCGCGATTGGACCGCGCGGACCATCTCCGCGACTTCCACCGGGTCGGCGGGGCGCACCGCCGCCTCGAGGCTACTCATACCGGATGCGGGGGTTGATGTAGGCGTAGAGCACGTCGACGACGAGGTTGAGCGCGACGTAGAACACGCCGACCACGAGGGCGACGCCCATGATCGCCGGGAAATCCAGGTTGTCCGCGGAGCTGAACGCGTAGCGGCCGAGGCCCGGCCACGAGAAGATCGCCTCGGTCAGCACGGTCCCCGACATCAACTGGGCGTACAGGATGCCGATCACCGTGATGATCGGAATCAAGGCGTTGCGCACGGCGTGGCGCCAGACCACGCGGGCTTCCGCCAATCCCTTGGCGCGGGCGGTGCGCACGTAGTCCCGGGCGAGCACGTCCACCACCGTGGCCCGCGTGATGCGGGCGATGAAGCCCACCCCCACCGTGCCGAGGACGACGGCCGGCAGCACGAGGTGCGCGAGCGCGTTCCGGAACACGGGCCAGTTGCCGCGGAGCAGGCTGTCGACGACGTACATGCCCGTGATCGGAAGGCCCGGATCCAGACCCGGGTCGAGCTGCCCGGGCGGCGGCGCCCAGCCCAGCACGAAGTAGAACACGAAGAGCAGCAGGATCGCGTACCAGAACGTCGGCAGCGCGACGCCGGTGGCCGTGACGGCCCGCACGCCCAGGTCGACCGGCGTATCGCTGCGGACGGCGGCGGTGACGCCGAGGAGCCCGCCGACGACGATCGCCGCGAGCATCCCCGCCGTCGCCAGCTCGACCGTCGCCGGCAGCGACAGTGTAAGCTCCGTCGTGACCGGCTGCCCCGTCGCGATCGACGTTCCCAGGTCTCCCCGCAGCAGGTGGCCGAGGTAGACCGCGTACTGCACCGGCACGGGCTGGTCGAGGCCCCATTTGTGCCGGAAGGCCGCCACCAGCTGTGGATCCTGCGCGGCGTGATCTCCCAGGCTGGTCAGCACGAGGTCGGCCGGCAGGGCGTGCGAGATGAGGAACGTGAGGAGGGTGATGCCGAGCAGGGTCGGCAGGCTCAATCCCAGCCGCCGGACGATGTACCGGGCCATCAGCCGGAAACGCGTTCGGGGAGGGCCGCGAGGAGCCGTTCGGCCGTTCGCTGGGCCTCGTCCATGATCGCCGCCTCGTCGGCGAGGCACAGGCGCCGGTCCTCCACCACGACCGTGCCGTCGACGATCACGGTGCGCACGTCCGAGCCGTGGCCGCACCACACCAGGAGCGCGGCGAGGTTGTCGTGGCGGCCGCGAACGAGCGGACGAAAATGCGGCGCGCCGAGGTCGAGCAGGATGGCGTCGGCGCGCTTCCCGGTCTCGATCGAGCCGAGATTGTCCGCCTCGCCGATGGCCTTGGCGCCGTCCCGCGTAGCCATCTCCAGCACGTCCCAGCTCATGAGGGCGTGCGCGTCGAGCCGGTGGATCCGCTGCAGCATGCACGCCCCGCGCATCACCTCAAACATGTCGAGATGGAAGTTCGACAGCATCCCGTCCGTCCCCAGCCCGACGGTGACGCCGCGGGCCCGCAGCTCGGGCACCGGCGCGACGCCGGTGCCCAGCTTCATGTTGCTGGTCGGGTTGTGGGAGACGCTCGTACCGGTGCCGGCGAGCAGCGCGATTTCCTCGGGCACGAGCCAGTTGCAGTGCGCCAGCAGCGTGCGCGGCCCGAGGACGCCCGCACGCCCGAGGTAGATCGCCGCCGGCACGCCGCGCTCGCGGTCGGTCCAGCCGGCGTCGTCCCGGGACTCCGACATATGGCCGTGGATGCCGACGCCGAGGCGTTTCGCATCCGCGGCCATCCGGCGCAGCGTCGCCTCGTCGACGCCGTTGACGGCGTCGAACCCCAGCCAGTACTGCACCCGCGCGTCCGGCGGCGGCACGCGGCCGCCGAGCCCGTCCACGAACTCCGCATACACGTCGCAGGCGCCGTCGCCGGCGGACGCCGCGTCGGCCGCGAGCGGCACGATGCGGGCGCGAATGCCGATCTCCTCCGCCGCGGCAAAAGCGCCGGCGGGCCTGCAGGTCATGTCCATGACGGTCGTCGTGCCCCGCCGGAGCGAGTCCGCAAACGCGAGCAGCGCGCCGGCGCGCGAGTCGGCGTCGGTCATCTGGCGGCAGAGGTTGTCCGGGTACAGCGCGTGCCAGTCGAAGAGCGACAACCCGTCGCCCAACGCCCGCCCTGGCCGGGTGTGCAGATGACAGTTGATGAGGCCCGGCAGGAGCGCGCAGCCGGCCCCGCGGATCAGCCGGTCGGCGCCGGGATCCCGGGTCCCGCGGGTCACCGCCGCGAACCGGCCGCGGTCGATCACGACGGTCCCCTCGTCGATGACCTCGCGCACGCCGTTCATGGTCACGATCGTCGGGCCCACGATCGCCACGCTGGTCGTCATCGGTCGCCTCGACAGAAGTAGGGTTTCGCGCCGTCCGCCGTGCCCCCCGGGCGCGTCGGGGCCCGGCGGACGAGGCACGGGCCCCGGGGCCATCAGGCGCCGGGGCCCGCGCAGTGAAAAACCTCCGGACGTGGTGCTACTTGCGGCGGAGCGAGTCCAGCTGCAGGAAGAAGAACGGATGGAAGTGATAGCCCGTCAGGTTGTCGCGGGCCGGCACCACGGCATAGGTCTGCACCATGAAGACGTAGGGCGAGCTCGGCGCGGCGATCCGCCGGTTGTAGTCCTCGTAGAGCCGCGCGCGCTTCGCCACGTCGCTCGTGGCCGCGGCGTCCTCGGCGTCCTTCTTGCCGATGGCGTCCTGCCAGTTGAAACGCTTGGCGACGAACCCGCTCGCGAAATACGTGAAGTTATCCGGATCGAAGTAGTCCGGATACCAGGTGTTCAGGATCGTCGGCGGCTTGCCGGTCCGCGCGGTGGTGAGCAGAATCCCGCCCTGCACCGGCTTCGGGTCCAGGATGATGCCCACGCGCTGCCAGTCCGCGCGGACCTTCTGCGCGATCGAATCCGCGGACCCCGTCCCGTAGCTGAACCCGAGGCCCCAGACAAAGTCCACGTGCACCGGCTTCGCGGTGCTGATGCCGGCCTCTGCCAGCATCGTCTTGGCCTTGTTCAGGTTCTGCTTGTACTGCAGCTCCCGGTTGAGGGACTCGGGGAAGCCCAGCAGGCCCGGCATCATGATGCTGCCGAGCTGCCGCGCGCTGCCGTGCAGCACACCGTTGATCAGGCCGTCGTAGTCGACCGCGTACTTCACCGCCTCGCGGACCCGCGGGTCGTCCCACGGCTTCACCGCGGTCTTGAGCCCGATGTACGTCGTCCAGGCGGACGGGTCCTGGAAGAACTGGAGGCCCGGCTTGCCGCGAATCGCGTTGATCTGGTTGATCGTCATGTCCAGCGCGATGTCGGCGTCGCCGCGCTGCACCATGAACGACTGGGTGGCCGGCTCCTTCACGTGCTTG
This genomic interval from bacterium contains the following:
- a CDS encoding ABC transporter permease, translating into MSSLEAAVRPADPVEVAEMVRAVQSRRQWRTVGVAAGLIVLVVWTVLAAAAPLLSPYGYDEQRANETLQPPEPRHLFGTDDLGRDILTRVLYGGRVTLLIGVGVVSVAAVAGMALGTVSGYAGGAVDEFIMRATEVIMAFPSIILAMAIAVALGPGVLHAGLAMVLVWWPTYARLARGEVLNIRRMEYVDAAVAIGQRPLWILLRAIVPNIRASIIVLATVDLGSAVVTAAGLSFLGLGAVPPTPEWGSMVSAGRELPQAWWIAGFPGAAIFSTVLAFNFLGDAVRDYLDPRHRV
- a CDS encoding ABC transporter permease → MARYIVRRLGLSLPTLLGITLLTFLISHALPADLVLTSLGDHAAQDPQLVAAFRHKWGLDQPVPVQYAVYLGHLLRGDLGTSIATGQPVTTELTLSLPATVELATAGMLAAIVVGGLLGVTAAVRSDTPVDLGVRAVTATGVALPTFWYAILLLFVFYFVLGWAPPPGQLDPGLDPGLPITGMYVVDSLLRGNWPVFRNALAHLVLPAVVLGTVGVGFIARITRATVVDVLARDYVRTARAKGLAEARVVWRHAVRNALIPIITVIGILYAQLMSGTVLTEAIFSWPGLGRYAFSSADNLDFPAIMGVALVVGVFYVALNLVVDVLYAYINPRIRYE
- a CDS encoding amidohydrolase family protein, with the translated sequence MTTSVAIVGPTIVTMNGVREVIDEGTVVIDRGRFAAVTRGTRDPGADRLIRGAGCALLPGLINCHLHTRPGRALGDGLSLFDWHALYPDNLCRQMTDADSRAGALLAFADSLRRGTTTVMDMTCRPAGAFAAAEEIGIRARIVPLAADAASAGDGACDVYAEFVDGLGGRVPPPDARVQYWLGFDAVNGVDEATLRRMAADAKRLGVGIHGHMSESRDDAGWTDRERGVPAAIYLGRAGVLGPRTLLAHCNWLVPEEIALLAGTGTSVSHNPTSNMKLGTGVAPVPELRARGVTVGLGTDGMLSNFHLDMFEVMRGACMLQRIHRLDAHALMSWDVLEMATRDGAKAIGEADNLGSIETGKRADAILLDLGAPHFRPLVRGRHDNLAALLVWCGHGSDVRTVIVDGTVVVEDRRLCLADEAAIMDEAQRTAERLLAALPERVSG
- a CDS encoding ABC transporter substrate-binding protein gives rise to the protein MVRRFSAALVVLFLAGGLLTLGSGGGARAAMASDTLVIAKDISDIHTPDPNKSYDISGVFLQFPIYSRLVKQEAPDLGMIKPDLAASWSINPNATAMTFKLRDAKFGDGAPVTAEDVRFSLLRAKNLKGYGSFLADPLKDVEVVDPKTVRVVLTDPNAAFLATLTAGVFSIVEAKVVRAAGGVETPGADKIDKAEQIFFKQSVGTGPFRLAQYVRESQIVLERNDRYYGPAPFFKTIIIKHVKEPATQSFMVQRGDADIALDMTINQINAIRGKPGLQFFQDPSAWTTYIGLKTAVKPWDDPRVREAVKYAVDYDGLINGVLHGSARQLGSIMMPGLLGFPESLNRELQYKQNLNKAKTMLAEAGISTAKPVHVDFVWGLGFSYGTGSADSIAQKVRADWQRVGIILDPKPVQGGILLTTARTGKPPTILNTWYPDYFDPDNFTYFASGFVAKRFNWQDAIGKKDAEDAAATSDVAKRARLYEDYNRRIAAPSSPYVFMVQTYAVVPARDNLTGYHFHPFFFLQLDSLRRK